Proteins from a genomic interval of Candidatus Tumulicola sp.:
- a CDS encoding RHS repeat-associated core domain-containing protein, whose protein sequence is MKTLGLGSSRTASFSYSGTLPKLTSVTENGTPRSVSYDAVGNETGVGTATYGYGTRNLLESGDALTYTYDGWGRRLVTSGSSGTRYSFFSPGMALLSESALTMSGRPAVAYKYIWFAGKLIAQVDGSGTHWTFSDPLGTPEIQTNSSGTITYQAEYEPYGKVFALRSGDVHQPLRLPGQVAEQFDTGANGATERSYNNFRWYRPGWGRYSQADPLGLFAGYNTYSYAANQPVNNRDSSGLYWRYVDPKLWRTLFDPNQGMLAQSAIFRCLWGKVASDPRPYTIQLSKETKGNPGLFTPSGDAPDLGNPTGSITGGAIRLDPGPAQTPYNRYSIEDTIAHEVTHATDSLDDSRYWADVIALVYFKSPTGVGRILADQEEVNGYWGEGRVDSQLKGVSWGGPWMNQDWKDFSKHYKPTASAVSERACICTGL, encoded by the coding sequence ATGAAGACCTTAGGATTGGGCAGCTCTCGGACGGCGTCATTCAGCTACTCAGGCACGCTTCCAAAACTCACCTCTGTAACGGAAAACGGCACGCCGCGCTCGGTGAGCTACGATGCGGTCGGCAACGAGACAGGCGTCGGCACGGCAACGTACGGCTACGGCACGCGCAACTTGCTCGAGTCCGGCGACGCGCTCACCTATACATACGATGGCTGGGGGCGGCGTCTCGTAACCTCTGGCAGTTCGGGCACCCGCTACTCGTTTTTTAGCCCGGGCATGGCGCTGCTCTCGGAATCGGCGCTGACGATGTCCGGAAGACCTGCCGTCGCTTATAAATACATTTGGTTCGCGGGCAAGCTCATTGCACAGGTGGACGGCTCGGGCACACACTGGACCTTCTCCGATCCCTTAGGAACGCCGGAGATTCAAACCAATAGCAGCGGCACAATAACCTACCAGGCCGAGTACGAGCCGTACGGAAAAGTTTTTGCGCTGCGCTCTGGTGACGTGCACCAGCCGCTACGACTGCCGGGCCAGGTGGCGGAACAATTCGATACAGGAGCGAACGGTGCAACGGAGCGCAGCTACAACAATTTTCGTTGGTACCGGCCGGGTTGGGGTAGGTACTCGCAGGCAGATCCGCTTGGACTCTTCGCCGGTTACAACACCTATAGTTACGCGGCCAATCAACCCGTAAACAATCGAGATTCATCTGGTTTGTACTGGAGGTACGTCGACCCGAAACTTTGGCGTACCCTATTCGATCCGAATCAAGGTATGCTGGCTCAAAGCGCGATCTTTAGATGCTTATGGGGAAAGGTAGCCAGCGATCCTCGGCCGTACACGATACAGTTATCCAAAGAAACAAAAGGAAACCCGGGGCTATTCACACCGAGCGGGGATGCCCCGGACCTTGGCAATCCCACGGGCAGCATAACAGGCGGCGCGATAAGGTTAGATCCCGGCCCAGCTCAAACGCCGTACAACCGATATTCGATCGAGGACACCATTGCTCACGAGGTCACTCATGCGACGGACTCTCTTGATGACTCGCGATACTGGGCAGATGTGATCGCGTTAGTTTACTTCAAATCACCGACTGGTGTGGGCCGTATCCTAGCTGACCAAGAAGAAGTAAACGGATATTGGGGTGAAGGCCGGGTTGACTCACAATTGAAAGGTGTGTCTTGGGGCGGTCCGTGGATGAACCAGGATTGGAAGGACTTCAGCAAGCATTACAAGCCGACTGCTTCCGCAGTGAGCGAAAGAGCGTGTATATGCACAGGACTA